One region of Mus musculus strain C57BL/6J chromosome 15, GRCm38.p6 C57BL/6J genomic DNA includes:
- the Hnrnpa1 gene encoding heterogeneous nuclear ribonucleoprotein A1 isoform b (isoform b is encoded by transcript variant 2), whose protein sequence is MSKSESPKEPEQLRKLFIGGLSFETTDESLRSHFEQWGTLTDCVVMRDPNTKRSRGFGFVTYATVEEVDAAMNARPHKVDGRVVEPKRAVSREDSQRPGAHLTVKKIFVGGIKEDTEEHHLRDYFEQYGKIEVIEIMTDRGSGKKRGFAFVTFDDHDSVDKIVIQKYHTVNGHNCEVRKALSKQEMASASSSQRGRSGSGNFGGGRGGGFGGNDNFGRGGNFSGRGGFGGSRGGGGYGGSGDGYNGFGNDGGYGGGSPGYSGGSRGYGSGGQGYGNQGSGYGGSGSYDSYNNGGGGGGFGGGSGSNFGGGGSYNDFGNYNNQSSNFGPMKGGNFGGRSSGPYGGGGQYFAKPRNQGGYGGSSSSSSYGSGRRF, encoded by the exons TCTCCCAAGGAGCCAGAACAGCTGCGGAAGCTCTTCATCGGAGGGCTGAGCTTCGAAACAACCGACGAGAGTCTGAGGAGCCATTTTGAGCAATGGGGAACACTAACAGACTGTGTG GTAATGAGAGATCCAAACACCAAGAGATCCAGGGGCTTTGGGTTTGTCACATATGCCACTGTGGAAGAAGTGGATGCTGCCATGAATGCAAGACCACACAAGGTGGATGGAAGAGTTGTGGAACCTAAGAGAGCTGTCTCAAGAGAA gaTTCTCAGCGACCAGGTGCCCACTTAACTGTGAAAAAGATCTTTGTTGGTGGTATTAAAGAAGACACTGAAGAACATCACCTACGAGATTATTTTGAGCAGTATGGGAAGATTGAAGTGATAGAAATTATGACTGACAGAGGCAGTGGGAAAAAGAGGGGCTTTGCTTTTGTTACCTTTGATGACCATGACTCTGTGGATAAGATTGTTA TTCAGAAATACCATACTGTGAATGGCCACAACTGTGAAGTAAGAAAGGCTCTGTCGAAGCAAGAGATGGCTAGTGCTTCATCCAGTCAGAGAG GTCGCAGTGGTTCTGGAAACTTTGGTGGTGGTCGTGGAGGCGGTTTTGGTGGCAATGACAATTTTGGTCGAGGAGGGAACTTCAGTGGTCGTG GTGGCTTTGGTGGCAGCCGTGGTGGTGGTGGATATGGTGGCAGTGGGGATGGCTATAATGGATTTGGCAATGATG GTGGTTATGGAGGAGGCAGCCCTGGTTACTCTGGAGgaagcagaggctatggaagTGGTGGACAGGGTTATGGAAACCAGGGCAGTGGCTATGGCGGGAGTGGCAGCTATGACAGCTATAACAACGGAGGAGGCGGAGGCGGCTTTGGCGGTGGTAGTG GAAGCAATTTTGGAGGTGGTGGAAGCTACAATGATTTTGGCAATTACAACAATCAGTCTTCCAATTTTGGGCCGATGAAGGGAGGAAactttggaggcaggagctctggCCCTTATGGTGGTGGAGGCCAGTACTTTGCTAAACCACGGAACCAAG GTGGCTATGGCGgttccagcagcagcagtagctatGGCAGTGGCAGGAGGTTCTAA
- the Hnrnpa1 gene encoding heterogeneous nuclear ribonucleoprotein A1 isoform a (isoform a is encoded by transcript variant 1) — protein MSKSESPKEPEQLRKLFIGGLSFETTDESLRSHFEQWGTLTDCVVMRDPNTKRSRGFGFVTYATVEEVDAAMNARPHKVDGRVVEPKRAVSREDSQRPGAHLTVKKIFVGGIKEDTEEHHLRDYFEQYGKIEVIEIMTDRGSGKKRGFAFVTFDDHDSVDKIVIQKYHTVNGHNCEVRKALSKQEMASASSSQRGRSGSGNFGGGRGGGFGGNDNFGRGGNFSGRGGFGGSRGGGGYGGSGDGYNGFGNDGSNFGGGGSYNDFGNYNNQSSNFGPMKGGNFGGRSSGPYGGGGQYFAKPRNQGGYGGSSSSSSYGSGRRF, from the exons TCTCCCAAGGAGCCAGAACAGCTGCGGAAGCTCTTCATCGGAGGGCTGAGCTTCGAAACAACCGACGAGAGTCTGAGGAGCCATTTTGAGCAATGGGGAACACTAACAGACTGTGTG GTAATGAGAGATCCAAACACCAAGAGATCCAGGGGCTTTGGGTTTGTCACATATGCCACTGTGGAAGAAGTGGATGCTGCCATGAATGCAAGACCACACAAGGTGGATGGAAGAGTTGTGGAACCTAAGAGAGCTGTCTCAAGAGAA gaTTCTCAGCGACCAGGTGCCCACTTAACTGTGAAAAAGATCTTTGTTGGTGGTATTAAAGAAGACACTGAAGAACATCACCTACGAGATTATTTTGAGCAGTATGGGAAGATTGAAGTGATAGAAATTATGACTGACAGAGGCAGTGGGAAAAAGAGGGGCTTTGCTTTTGTTACCTTTGATGACCATGACTCTGTGGATAAGATTGTTA TTCAGAAATACCATACTGTGAATGGCCACAACTGTGAAGTAAGAAAGGCTCTGTCGAAGCAAGAGATGGCTAGTGCTTCATCCAGTCAGAGAG GTCGCAGTGGTTCTGGAAACTTTGGTGGTGGTCGTGGAGGCGGTTTTGGTGGCAATGACAATTTTGGTCGAGGAGGGAACTTCAGTGGTCGTG GTGGCTTTGGTGGCAGCCGTGGTGGTGGTGGATATGGTGGCAGTGGGGATGGCTATAATGGATTTGGCAATGATG GAAGCAATTTTGGAGGTGGTGGAAGCTACAATGATTTTGGCAATTACAACAATCAGTCTTCCAATTTTGGGCCGATGAAGGGAGGAAactttggaggcaggagctctggCCCTTATGGTGGTGGAGGCCAGTACTTTGCTAAACCACGGAACCAAG GTGGCTATGGCGgttccagcagcagcagtagctatGGCAGTGGCAGGAGGTTCTAA
- the Nfe2 gene encoding transcription factor NF-E2 45 kDa subunit isoform X1, which yields MKGLDPTLRTQEEGCRNPLCLWRPGAISWHSRMPPCPPQQNRNRLSQLPVGELGEMELTWQEIMSITELQGLNVPSETSFEPQAPTPYPGPLPPPTYCPCSIHPDAGFSLPPPSYELPASTPHVPELPYSYGNVAIPVSKPLTLSGLLNEPLPDHLALLDIGLPVGQPKPQEDPESDSGLSLNYSDAESLELEGMEAGRRRSEYADMYPVEYPYSLMPNSLAHPNYTLPPTETPLALESSSGPVRAKPAVRGEAGSRDERRALAMKIPFPTDKIVNLPVDDFNELLAQYPLTESQLALVRDIRRRGKNKVAAQNCRKRKLETIVQLERELERLSSERERLLRARGEADRTLEVMRQQLAELYHDIFQHLRDESGNSYSPEEYVLQQAADGAIFLVPRGTKMEATD from the exons atgaaaggGTTAGACCCTACGCTGAGGACACAAGAAGAAG GTTGCAGgaatcctttgtgcttgtggagACCTGGGGCCATCAGCTGGCACAGTAGGATGCCCCCGTGTCCTCCTCAGCAGAACAGGAACAGGTTATCACAGCTGCCTGTTGGGGAGCTTGGAGAGATGGAACTGACTTGGCAAGAGATCATGTCCATTACTGAGCTGCAG gGTCTAAATGTTCCAAGTGAGACATCTTTTGAGCCTCAAGCACCCACCCCATACCCTGGGCCACTGCCACCTCCAACATATTGCCCCTGTTCAATTCATCCAGATGCAggcttctcccttcccccaccatcTTATGAGCTCCCAGCATCTACTCCCCATGTCCCAGAACTACCATACTCCTATGGTAATGTAGCCATACCAGTGTCAAAGCCACTTACCCTTTCAGGCCTGCTCAATGAGCCCCTCCCAGACCACTTAGCTCTCCTGGACATTGGGCTGCCAGTGGGGCaacccaagccccaagaagacccAGAATCTGACTCAGGATTATCCCTCAACTACAGTGATGCAGAATCTCTTGAGCTAGAGGGTATGGAGGCTGGCAGGCGGAGGAGCGAGTACGCGGACATGTACCCAGTGGAGTATCCTTACTCACTTATGCCCAATTCTTTGGCCCATCCCAACTATACTCTTCCACCCACTGAGACACCCTTGGCCTTAGAGTCATCCTCCGGTCCAGTTCGGGCTAAGCCTGCTGTCCGTGGGGAGGCAGGGAGTCGGGACGAGCGGCGAGCCCTGGCCATGAAGATTCCTTTCCCTACGGACAAGATAGTTAACTTGCCGGTAGATGACTTTAATGAGTTGTTGGCACAGTATCCGCTAACGGAGAGCCAGCTGGCTCTAGTTCGGGACATCCGTCGACGGGGCAAGAACAAGGTGGCAGCCCAAAACTGTCGCAAGAGAAAACTGGAAACCATTGTGCAGCTGGAGCGAGAGCTGGAGCGGCTGAGCAGTGAAAGGGAGCGGCTTCTCAGAGCCCGAGGGGAGGCTGACCGCACTCTGGAGGTCATGCGCCAACAGCTGGCAGAGCTGTACCATGATATTTTCCAGCATCTTCGGGATGAATCTGGCAACAGTTACTCACCAGAGGAATATGTACTGCAACAGGCTGCTGATGGTGCCATCTTTCTGGTACCCCGTGGAACCAAAATGGAGGCTACAGATTGA
- the Nfe2 gene encoding transcription factor NF-E2 45 kDa subunit: MPPCPPQQNRNRLSQLPVGELGEMELTWQEIMSITELQGLNVPSETSFEPQAPTPYPGPLPPPTYCPCSIHPDAGFSLPPPSYELPASTPHVPELPYSYGNVAIPVSKPLTLSGLLNEPLPDHLALLDIGLPVGQPKPQEDPESDSGLSLNYSDAESLELEGMEAGRRRSEYADMYPVEYPYSLMPNSLAHPNYTLPPTETPLALESSSGPVRAKPAVRGEAGSRDERRALAMKIPFPTDKIVNLPVDDFNELLAQYPLTESQLALVRDIRRRGKNKVAAQNCRKRKLETIVQLERELERLSSERERLLRARGEADRTLEVMRQQLAELYHDIFQHLRDESGNSYSPEEYVLQQAADGAIFLVPRGTKMEATD, from the exons ATGCCCCCGTGTCCTCCTCAGCAGAACAGGAACAGGTTATCACAGCTGCCTGTTGGGGAGCTTGGAGAGATGGAACTGACTTGGCAAGAGATCATGTCCATTACTGAGCTGCAG gGTCTAAATGTTCCAAGTGAGACATCTTTTGAGCCTCAAGCACCCACCCCATACCCTGGGCCACTGCCACCTCCAACATATTGCCCCTGTTCAATTCATCCAGATGCAggcttctcccttcccccaccatcTTATGAGCTCCCAGCATCTACTCCCCATGTCCCAGAACTACCATACTCCTATGGTAATGTAGCCATACCAGTGTCAAAGCCACTTACCCTTTCAGGCCTGCTCAATGAGCCCCTCCCAGACCACTTAGCTCTCCTGGACATTGGGCTGCCAGTGGGGCaacccaagccccaagaagacccAGAATCTGACTCAGGATTATCCCTCAACTACAGTGATGCAGAATCTCTTGAGCTAGAGGGTATGGAGGCTGGCAGGCGGAGGAGCGAGTACGCGGACATGTACCCAGTGGAGTATCCTTACTCACTTATGCCCAATTCTTTGGCCCATCCCAACTATACTCTTCCACCCACTGAGACACCCTTGGCCTTAGAGTCATCCTCCGGTCCAGTTCGGGCTAAGCCTGCTGTCCGTGGGGAGGCAGGGAGTCGGGACGAGCGGCGAGCCCTGGCCATGAAGATTCCTTTCCCTACGGACAAGATAGTTAACTTGCCGGTAGATGACTTTAATGAGTTGTTGGCACAGTATCCGCTAACGGAGAGCCAGCTGGCTCTAGTTCGGGACATCCGTCGACGGGGCAAGAACAAGGTGGCAGCCCAAAACTGTCGCAAGAGAAAACTGGAAACCATTGTGCAGCTGGAGCGAGAGCTGGAGCGGCTGAGCAGTGAAAGGGAGCGGCTTCTCAGAGCCCGAGGGGAGGCTGACCGCACTCTGGAGGTCATGCGCCAACAGCTGGCAGAGCTGTACCATGATATTTTCCAGCATCTTCGGGATGAATCTGGCAACAGTTACTCACCAGAGGAATATGTACTGCAACAGGCTGCTGATGGTGCCATCTTTCTGGTACCCCGTGGAACCAAAATGGAGGCTACAGATTGA